The following are encoded together in the Balaenoptera acutorostrata chromosome 9, mBalAcu1.1, whole genome shotgun sequence genome:
- the KCNK4 gene encoding potassium channel subfamily K member 4 produces the protein MRSTTLLALLAVVLLYLVSGALVFQALEQPHEQQAQRELGEVREKFLRAHPCVSDQDLGLFIKEVADALGGGANPDTNSTSNSSHSAWDLGSAFFFSGTIITTIGYGNAALRTDAGRLFCIFYALVGIPLFGILLAGVGDRLGSSLRRGIGHIEAIFLKWRVPPGLVRILSAVLFLLLGCLLFVLTPTFVFCYVEGWSKLEAIYFVVVTLTTVGFGDYVAGASPNQNSAAYQPLVWFWILLGLAYFASVLTTIGNWLRVVSRRTRAEMGGLTAQAASWTGTVTARVTQRVGPTAPPPPEKERPPLPPPPCPAQPASRPLSPAAPEKTEPPSPPTPPTPPTASALDYPSENLAFIDESSDTQSERGCALPRAPRGSRRPLNTHRKPARPRGPGRPRDKGVPA, from the exons ATGCGCAGCACCACACTACTGGCACTGTTGGCTGTGGTCCTGCTCTACTTGGTGTCCGGTGCCCTGGTGTTCCAGGCCCTGGAACAGCCCCATGAGCAGCAGGCCCAAAGGGAGCTGGGGGAGGTCCGAGAGAAGTTCCTGAGGGCCCATCCATGTGTGAGCGACCAGGACCTGGGGCTCTTCATCAAG GAGGTGGCTGATGCCCTGGGAGGGGGTGCAAACCCTGACACCAACTCAACCAGTAACAGCAGCCACTCAGCCTGGGACCTGGGCAGCGCCTTCTTTTTCTCAggcaccatcatcaccaccatcg GCTATGGCAACGCGGCCCTGCGCACAGATGCTGGGCGCCTCTTCTGCATCTTTTATGCACTGGTGGGGATCCCGCTGTTCGGGATACTGCTGGCAGGGGTCGGGGACCGGCTGGGCTCCTCCCTACGCCGCGGCATTGGTCACATCGAAGCCATCTTCCTG AAGTGGCGCGTGCCGCCGGGGCTGGTGCGGATTCTATCGGCGGTGCTCTTTCTGCTGCTCGGCTGCCTGCTCTTTGTCCTCACGCCCACGTTCGTTTTCTGCTACGTGGAGGGCTGGAGCAAGCTGGAGGCCATCTACTTCGTCGTGGTGACGCTCACCACGGTGGGCTTCGGGGACTATGTGGCCG GAGCCAGCCCCAACCAGAACTCTGCAGCCTACCAGCCGCTGGTGTGGTTCTGGATCCTACTCGGCCTGGCCTACTTCGCTTCAGTGCTCACCACCATCGGGAACTGGCTGCGAGTAGTGTCCCGCCGCACTCGGGCAGAG ATGGGCGGCCTCACGGCGCAGGCTGCCAGCTGGACCGGCACGGTGACCGCGCGGGTGACCCAGCGAGTCGGGCCCACGGCACCACCGCCGCCGGAGAAGGAGCGGCCACCCCTGCCTCCGCCGCCGTGCCCAGCGCAGCCCGCCAGCAGGCCCCTATCCCCTGCGGCCCCGGAGAAGACCGAGCCACCCTCCCCGCCCACGCCGCCCACCCCGCCCACGGCCTCCGCGCTGGACTACCCCAGCGAGAATCTGGCCTTCATCGACGAGTCCTCGGACACGCAGAGCGAGCGCGGCTGCGCACTGCCCCGCGCTCCACGGGGCAGCCGCCGCCCCCTCAACACCCACAGGAAGCCCGCGCGGCCCCGCGGCCCGGGGCGCCCCCGGGACAAAGGCGTGCCCGCGTAG
- the GPR137 gene encoding integral membrane protein GPR137 isoform X1 gives MSSPSLSLHPTTPTPPYLFPWPPASPSISVSGIQASLPDMESNLSGLVPAAGLVPALPPAVTLGLTAAYTTLYALLFFSVYAQLWLVLLYGHKRLSYQTVFLALCLLWAALRTTLFSFYFRDTPRANRLGPLPFWLLYCCPVCLQFFTLTLMNLYFAQVVFKAKAKRRPEMSRGLLAVRGAFVGASLLFLLVNVLCAVLSRRRRAQPWALLLVRVLVSDSLFVICALSLAACLCLVARRAPSTSIYLEAKGTSVCQAAAMGGAMVLLYASRACYNLAALALAPRSRLDAFDYDWYNVSDQADLVNDLGNKGYLVFGLILFVWELLPTTLLVGFFRVHRPPQDLSTSRILNGQVFGSRSYFFDRAHCEDEGCSWEHSRGESTSMSGSLGSSSWYGAIGREPGWCGGSQTRTTPLLFSQVLGPGSHHHSLYSTPQT, from the exons ATGAGCTCCCCATCTCTGTCTCTGCACCCTACAACTCCCACTCCTCCGTATTTATTTCCCTGGCCCCCTGCCAGCCCCTCCATCTCTGTCTCCGGGATTCAGGCCTCCCTCCCTGACATGGAGAGTAACCTGTCTGGCCTGGTGCCTGCTGCTGGGCTGGTGCCTGCGCTGCCGCCCGCCGTGACCCTGGGGCTGACTGCGGCCTACACCACTCTGTATGCCCTGCTCTTCTTCTCCGTCTATGCCCAGCTCTGGCTGGTGCTCCTGTATGGGCACAAGCGTCTCAGCTATCAGACGGTGTTCCTGGCACTCTGTCTGCTCTGGGCTGCCTTGCGTACCACCCTCTTCTCCTTCTACTTTCGAGATACACCCCGAGCCAACCGTCTGGGGCCACTGCCCTTCTGGCTTCTCTACTGCTGTCCTGTCTGCCTCCAGTTCTTCACACTGACGCTTATGAACCTCTACTTTGCCCAG GTGGTGTTCAAGGCCAAGGCAAAGCGTCGGCCAGAGATGAGCCGAGGCTT GCTGGCTGTCCGAGGGGCCTTCGTGGGGGCCTCGCTGCTCTTTCTGCTGGTGAATGTGCTGTGTGCAGTGCTGTCCCGCCGGCGCCGGGCACAGCCCTGGGCCCTCCTGCTGGTGCGCGTCCTGGTGAGCGACTCCCTGTTTGTTATCTGCGCACTCTCTCTTGCCGCCTGCCTCTGCCTTGTCGCCCGGCGGGCTCCCTCCACCAGCATCTACCTGGAGGCCAAG GGGACCAGTGTGTGCCAGGCAGCTGCGATGGGTGGCGCCATGGTTCTGCTCTATGCCAGCCGGGCCTGCTACAACCTGGCGGCCCTGGCCTTGGCCCCCCGGAGCCGGCTGGACGCCTTCGATTATGACTGGTACAACGTCTCTGATCAG GCGGACCTGGTGAACGACCTGGGGAACAAAGGCTACCTGGTGTTTGGCCTCATCCTCTTTGTGTGGGAGCTGCTGCCCACCACCCTGCTGGTGGGCTTCTTCCGGGTGCACCGGCCCCCACAGGACCTG AGCACCAGCCGCATCCTCAACGGGCAGGTCTTTGGCTCCCGTTCCTACTTCTTCGACCGGGCACACTGCGAGGATGAGGGCTGCTCTTGGGAGCACAGCCGGGGTGAGAGCACCAG CATGTCAGGCAGCCTAGGCTCCAGCAGCTGGTACGGTGCCATCGGGCGGGAGCCAGGCTGGTGCGGGGGCAGCCAGACGCGGACCACTCCTCTGCTCTTCTCCCAGGTTCTGGGACCAGGCAGCCACCATCACAGTCTCTACTCTACCCCACAGACGTGA
- the GPR137 gene encoding integral membrane protein GPR137 isoform X2, with translation MRVTIGLAEPRAWQTAGQASLPDMESNLSGLVPAAGLVPALPPAVTLGLTAAYTTLYALLFFSVYAQLWLVLLYGHKRLSYQTVFLALCLLWAALRTTLFSFYFRDTPRANRLGPLPFWLLYCCPVCLQFFTLTLMNLYFAQVVFKAKAKRRPEMSRGLLAVRGAFVGASLLFLLVNVLCAVLSRRRRAQPWALLLVRVLVSDSLFVICALSLAACLCLVARRAPSTSIYLEAKGTSVCQAAAMGGAMVLLYASRACYNLAALALAPRSRLDAFDYDWYNVSDQADLVNDLGNKGYLVFGLILFVWELLPTTLLVGFFRVHRPPQDLSTSRILNGQVFGSRSYFFDRAHCEDEGCSWEHSRGESTSMSGSLGSSSWYGAIGREPGWCGGSQTRTTPLLFSQVLGPGSHHHSLYSTPQT, from the exons GCCTCCCTCCCTGACATGGAGAGTAACCTGTCTGGCCTGGTGCCTGCTGCTGGGCTGGTGCCTGCGCTGCCGCCCGCCGTGACCCTGGGGCTGACTGCGGCCTACACCACTCTGTATGCCCTGCTCTTCTTCTCCGTCTATGCCCAGCTCTGGCTGGTGCTCCTGTATGGGCACAAGCGTCTCAGCTATCAGACGGTGTTCCTGGCACTCTGTCTGCTCTGGGCTGCCTTGCGTACCACCCTCTTCTCCTTCTACTTTCGAGATACACCCCGAGCCAACCGTCTGGGGCCACTGCCCTTCTGGCTTCTCTACTGCTGTCCTGTCTGCCTCCAGTTCTTCACACTGACGCTTATGAACCTCTACTTTGCCCAG GTGGTGTTCAAGGCCAAGGCAAAGCGTCGGCCAGAGATGAGCCGAGGCTT GCTGGCTGTCCGAGGGGCCTTCGTGGGGGCCTCGCTGCTCTTTCTGCTGGTGAATGTGCTGTGTGCAGTGCTGTCCCGCCGGCGCCGGGCACAGCCCTGGGCCCTCCTGCTGGTGCGCGTCCTGGTGAGCGACTCCCTGTTTGTTATCTGCGCACTCTCTCTTGCCGCCTGCCTCTGCCTTGTCGCCCGGCGGGCTCCCTCCACCAGCATCTACCTGGAGGCCAAG GGGACCAGTGTGTGCCAGGCAGCTGCGATGGGTGGCGCCATGGTTCTGCTCTATGCCAGCCGGGCCTGCTACAACCTGGCGGCCCTGGCCTTGGCCCCCCGGAGCCGGCTGGACGCCTTCGATTATGACTGGTACAACGTCTCTGATCAG GCGGACCTGGTGAACGACCTGGGGAACAAAGGCTACCTGGTGTTTGGCCTCATCCTCTTTGTGTGGGAGCTGCTGCCCACCACCCTGCTGGTGGGCTTCTTCCGGGTGCACCGGCCCCCACAGGACCTG AGCACCAGCCGCATCCTCAACGGGCAGGTCTTTGGCTCCCGTTCCTACTTCTTCGACCGGGCACACTGCGAGGATGAGGGCTGCTCTTGGGAGCACAGCCGGGGTGAGAGCACCAG CATGTCAGGCAGCCTAGGCTCCAGCAGCTGGTACGGTGCCATCGGGCGGGAGCCAGGCTGGTGCGGGGGCAGCCAGACGCGGACCACTCCTCTGCTCTTCTCCCAGGTTCTGGGACCAGGCAGCCACCATCACAGTCTCTACTCTACCCCACAGACGTGA